From one Simplicispira suum genomic stretch:
- a CDS encoding F0F1 ATP synthase subunit alpha, with translation MNSAAAQADSLPEPLAASLPRWRSAAAARLPEGARPAHFEEIGSVHATGDGIADIRGLAGARLGELLRLSGDRMGYAASLNADSIACVLLDDSAGVAVGDAVHRTGDIVRVPVGEALLGRVVDPLGRPLDGRGPIASTERLPAERPAPSVLDRALVQQQVHTGTLAVDALFPLGRGQRELLIGDRGTGKTAIAVDAVLAQKDSELICVYICVGQPSESAAAVVAAIENLGAPERCIVVVAGGSDAPGLQWLAPFAGFSMAEWFRDRGRHALVVVDDLTQHAATHRELALLMQQPPGREAYPGDIFHVHARLLERAAMLSPERGGGSLTALPVACTEAGNLSAYIPTNLISITDGQIALNARQFELGQLPAVDTGLSVSRIGGKTQAPLMRGAVAQLRLAYAQFLELEGFARFGTELDERVQAQIARGRLIRAALGQPHLAPQNPALQVALMIALQAGLLDAGGPQALPAKLLQLGDAIAADANLAAALRTRGKVPAGLQERLRTQLAQVLGEPTMAVV, from the coding sequence ATGAACTCCGCCGCAGCCCAGGCCGATTCCTTGCCCGAGCCGCTGGCGGCAAGCCTGCCACGCTGGCGCAGCGCCGCTGCGGCGCGCCTGCCTGAGGGCGCACGCCCAGCGCATTTCGAGGAAATCGGCAGCGTGCACGCCACCGGCGACGGCATCGCCGACATACGCGGCCTGGCCGGCGCGCGCCTGGGCGAGCTGCTGCGCTTGTCCGGCGATCGCATGGGTTACGCCGCCAGCCTGAATGCCGACAGCATTGCCTGCGTGCTGCTCGATGACAGCGCCGGCGTGGCCGTGGGCGACGCGGTGCACCGCACCGGCGACATTGTGCGGGTGCCAGTCGGCGAGGCGCTGCTGGGCCGCGTGGTCGACCCGCTGGGCCGCCCGCTCGACGGGCGCGGGCCGATAGCAAGCACCGAGCGCCTGCCGGCCGAGCGGCCAGCGCCCAGCGTGCTGGATCGCGCTCTGGTGCAGCAGCAGGTCCACACCGGAACGCTCGCCGTGGATGCGCTGTTCCCCCTGGGGCGGGGCCAGCGCGAGCTGTTGATTGGCGACCGCGGAACCGGCAAGACAGCGATTGCCGTCGATGCCGTCCTTGCGCAAAAGGACAGCGAACTCATCTGCGTCTATATCTGCGTCGGCCAACCCTCGGAATCCGCCGCCGCCGTGGTGGCGGCGATTGAAAACTTGGGCGCACCCGAACGCTGCATCGTCGTCGTGGCCGGTGGCAGCGACGCCCCCGGCCTGCAATGGCTGGCGCCTTTTGCCGGGTTTTCCATGGCCGAATGGTTCCGCGACCGTGGCCGCCATGCACTGGTGGTGGTGGACGACCTGACCCAGCACGCGGCTACGCACCGCGAACTGGCGCTCTTGATGCAGCAGCCGCCGGGGCGCGAAGCCTACCCCGGCGATATCTTTCACGTGCACGCGCGCCTGCTCGAGCGTGCCGCCATGCTCTCGCCCGAGCGTGGCGGCGGCTCGCTGACGGCGCTGCCGGTGGCCTGCACCGAAGCGGGCAACCTGAGCGCCTACATCCCCACCAACCTGATCTCGATCACCGACGGACAGATCGCGCTGAACGCGCGCCAGTTCGAGCTGGGTCAGTTGCCTGCAGTGGACACCGGCCTGAGCGTGAGCCGCATCGGCGGCAAGACCCAGGCCCCGCTGATGCGCGGGGCCGTGGCGCAATTGCGCCTGGCGTACGCGCAGTTTCTCGAACTCGAAGGCTTTGCCCGCTTTGGCACCGAGCTGGACGAGCGCGTCCAGGCGCAGATTGCCCGTGGCCGTTTGATACGTGCTGCACTGGGCCAACCCCATCTGGCGCCGCAGAACCCTGCGCTGCAAGTGGCGCTGATGATCGCATTGCAAGCCGGGCTGCTGGACGCTGGCGGCCCGCAAGCCCTGCCGGCCAAACTGCTACAGCTTGGCGACGCGATTGCCGCTGACGCGAACCTGGCGGCAGCGCTGCGCACGCGCGGCAAGGTCCCGGCCGGCCTGCAAGAGCGGCTGCGCACGCAACTTGCCCAGGTACTGGGCGAGCCGACGATGGCCGTCGTCTGA
- a CDS encoding F0F1 ATP synthase subunit gamma, translated as MNRTAAEVQARLATTQSFGGLVSALRGMAAARTERARTRIAGADAYSHTVAAAIGQALALLPADAAVARTGDGHDEMLWLVFGAEQGFNGGYTERVLDALPTTTPTTRIVLLGEQAKRIAHVRRLPIEAHAPLVAHAGAVIPASERLRSLLLDTLARKPAASVELLFGELGAGNHFELRRQRLLPLDLETLRAAPTQAPRVHQPPAELLHLLAGEYVTARLARAVLHSHAVENLARLSAMAAAQENVAKLGESLQAELRQLRQEAITAEVVELAAGLRSLRARSDAATGP; from the coding sequence ATGAACCGCACTGCCGCCGAGGTCCAAGCGCGCCTTGCCACCACGCAAAGCTTTGGCGGCCTGGTCAGCGCGCTGCGCGGCATGGCGGCGGCGCGCACCGAGCGTGCGCGCACACGCATCGCCGGTGCCGATGCCTACAGCCACACGGTGGCCGCAGCCATCGGCCAGGCGCTGGCGCTGCTGCCGGCGGACGCTGCCGTTGCCCGCACCGGCGACGGCCACGACGAAATGCTGTGGCTGGTGTTCGGTGCGGAGCAGGGCTTTAACGGAGGCTACACCGAGCGCGTGCTAGACGCTCTGCCCACAACAACGCCCACCACACGGATCGTGCTGCTCGGGGAGCAGGCCAAGCGCATCGCGCATGTGCGCCGCCTCCCCATCGAAGCCCACGCTCCCCTGGTGGCGCACGCGGGCGCCGTGATCCCCGCCAGCGAGCGGCTGCGCAGCTTGTTGCTGGACACGTTGGCGCGAAAACCTGCGGCAAGCGTCGAACTGCTGTTTGGCGAGCTGGGAGCCGGCAACCATTTCGAACTGCGGCGCCAGCGCCTGCTGCCGTTGGACCTCGAAACCCTGCGCGCCGCGCCCACGCAGGCACCGCGCGTGCACCAGCCACCGGCCGAGCTGCTGCACCTGCTGGCGGGCGAATACGTCACCGCCCGTCTGGCGCGTGCCGTGCTGCACAGCCACGCGGTGGAGAACCTGGCGCGGCTCTCCGCCATGGCGGCCGCGCAAGAGAACGTTGCGAAGCTGGGCGAATCCCTGCAGGCCGAACTGCGCCAGCTGCGCCAGGAGGCCATCACCGCCGAAGTGGTGGAACTGGCCGCCGGCCTGCGCTCGCTGCGCGCGCGAAGCGACGCAGCCACCGGACCCTGA
- a CDS encoding DUF3297 family protein, producing MTQPHDPPALPDRLSVDPRSPHHVAEVFQHDIGIRFNGKERFDVDEYCVSEGWVKVPAGKTLDRKGRPLLITLKGTVEAFYKTA from the coding sequence ATGACCCAACCCCACGATCCCCCCGCGCTGCCAGACCGCCTGAGCGTCGATCCGCGCAGCCCCCACCACGTCGCCGAGGTTTTCCAGCATGACATCGGCATTCGCTTCAATGGCAAGGAGCGCTTCGACGTCGACGAATACTGTGTCAGTGAAGGCTGGGTGAAGGTGCCCGCAGGCAAGACGCTGGACCGCAAGGGGCGGCCGTTGCTGATCACGCTCAAGGGCACGGTGGAGGCGTTTTACAAGACTGCTTGA
- a CDS encoding AEC family transporter gives MLDVLLITFPFFALVLAGYLAVRAGLLPLPAIPGLNAFVLFFALPCLLYRFGAQTPIAQLLDPAVAGVYTLCAVLMVGGTVLATRGPRTNWNDAAFGALVAAFPNTGFMGVPLLVALLGAAAAGPAIVTIMIDMVLTTSLCIALSQLDGAGTHGMAVALKKALRGMLTNPMPWSIALGAVASAAAWKLPGPVDKTIAMLADAASPVALFTIGAVLARSQMNQHERVLARDYVPVALAKLFVHPLLVWLAGRSAIAVGVPLDPFAFTVLVLLAALPSASNVSLLAERFGAHNGRIARIILVSTALAFLSFSGAVALLT, from the coding sequence GTGCTCGACGTCCTGCTCATCACCTTCCCCTTTTTCGCCCTGGTGCTCGCCGGCTACCTGGCGGTGCGCGCCGGCCTGCTTCCGCTGCCGGCCATTCCGGGGCTCAACGCCTTTGTGCTGTTCTTTGCGCTGCCTTGCCTGCTGTACCGTTTTGGCGCCCAGACGCCGATTGCCCAGCTCCTCGACCCGGCCGTGGCCGGCGTGTACACCCTTTGCGCGGTGCTGATGGTGGGCGGCACCGTGCTGGCCACGCGCGGCCCGCGCACCAACTGGAACGACGCGGCCTTTGGCGCGCTGGTGGCGGCGTTTCCCAACACCGGCTTCATGGGCGTACCGCTGCTGGTCGCCCTGCTGGGCGCGGCGGCGGCGGGGCCGGCCATCGTCACCATCATGATCGACATGGTGCTGACCACCTCGCTGTGCATTGCGCTCTCGCAGCTCGACGGCGCCGGCACGCACGGCATGGCGGTGGCGCTGAAGAAGGCCTTGCGCGGCATGTTGACCAACCCCATGCCCTGGTCGATTGCGCTGGGCGCCGTGGCTTCGGCCGCAGCGTGGAAGCTGCCTGGCCCCGTGGACAAGACCATCGCCATGCTGGCCGATGCCGCTTCGCCGGTGGCGCTGTTCACGATTGGCGCCGTGCTGGCGCGCTCGCAGATGAATCAGCACGAGCGCGTGCTGGCGCGCGACTACGTGCCCGTGGCTCTGGCCAAGCTGTTCGTGCACCCGCTGCTGGTATGGCTGGCGGGGCGCAGCGCCATCGCTGTGGGTGTGCCGCTCGACCCCTTTGCCTTCACCGTGCTGGTGCTGCTGGCGGCGTTGCCCAGCGCCAGCAATGTCTCGCTGCTGGCCGAGCGCTTTGGCGCGCACAACGGGCGCATTGCCCGCATCATTCTGGTTTCGACGGCGCTGGCGTTCCTGAGCTTTTCGGGGGCGGTGGCGTTGCTCACTTGA
- the merR gene encoding Hg(II)-responsive transcriptional regulator, whose protein sequence is MPSISENLTIGVFAKASGVHVETIRFYQRKGLLPEPEKPLGSIRRYGQADVTRVRFVKSAQRLGFGLDEIAELLRLDDGTHCEEASSLAEHKLKDVREKMADLARIEAVLSELVSACHLRKGNVSCPLIASLQSSASPAMP, encoded by the coding sequence ATGCCAAGCATTTCCGAGAATCTGACCATTGGCGTTTTTGCCAAGGCTTCCGGGGTCCATGTGGAGACCATCCGGTTCTATCAGCGCAAGGGACTGTTACCCGAGCCAGAAAAGCCCCTTGGCAGCATTCGCCGGTATGGTCAGGCGGATGTCACGCGGGTGCGCTTTGTGAAATCGGCCCAGCGACTGGGATTTGGTTTGGACGAGATCGCAGAACTGCTGCGGCTGGACGATGGCACCCACTGCGAAGAAGCCAGTAGCCTGGCGGAACACAAGCTCAAGGACGTGCGCGAGAAGATGGCCGACCTGGCACGCATTGAGGCGGTGCTGTCCGAGCTTGTGTCCGCCTGCCATCTGCGGAAGGGCAATGTGTCCTGTCCGCTGATCGCGTCGCTGCAGAGCAGTGCAAGCCCGGCAATGCCTTAG
- the merT gene encoding mercuric ion transporter MerT produces MSEPQNGRGALFAGGLAAILASTCCLGPLVLITLGFSGAWIGNLTVLEPYRPLFIGAALVALFFAWRRIYHPQQACQPGDVCAIPRVRGAYKLLFWIVSLLVVVAFGFPYVLPLFY; encoded by the coding sequence ATGTCTGAACCGCAAAACGGGCGCGGCGCGCTCTTTGCCGGCGGGCTGGCCGCCATTCTGGCCTCGACCTGCTGCCTGGGGCCGCTGGTGCTGATCACCCTGGGCTTCAGTGGCGCGTGGATCGGGAATCTAACCGTGCTGGAACCGTATCGGCCGCTCTTCATCGGTGCGGCGCTGGTGGCGCTGTTCTTCGCCTGGCGGCGGATCTACCACCCGCAGCAAGCCTGCCAACCGGGAGATGTTTGCGCGATTCCAAGGGTGCGCGGTGCCTACAAGCTCCTTTTCTGGATCGTGTCCCTGCTGGTCGTGGTCGCGTTCGGCTTTCCCTACGTGCTGCCTTTGTTTTACTAA
- the merP gene encoding mercury resistance system periplasmic binding protein MerP, translated as MKRLFAPVALVAVVAAAPVWAAANTVTLAVPGMTCAACPITVKKALSKVEGVSQVAVALEKREVVVTFDDAKTDIQKLTQATENAGYPSSVAK; from the coding sequence ATGAAAAGACTGTTTGCACCCGTCGCGCTCGTCGCTGTCGTTGCCGCCGCCCCGGTGTGGGCTGCTGCCAATACCGTCACGTTGGCCGTGCCCGGCATGACCTGCGCCGCCTGCCCGATCACGGTCAAGAAGGCGCTTTCCAAGGTCGAGGGCGTAAGCCAGGTGGCCGTGGCCTTAGAAAAGCGTGAAGTTGTCGTGACCTTCGACGATGCCAAGACCGACATCCAGAAGTTGACCCAGGCAACGGAAAACGCGGGTTATCCATCTTCCGTGGCGAAATGA
- a CDS encoding SHOCT domain-containing protein: MWTNMMNGQGWAGMGFGMIGMALFWVLVLVVLIVLVGRMLGSGGRGDRRQQKTALDILQERYAAGEIQREEYEQKKRDLGS, translated from the coding sequence ATGTGGACCAACATGATGAACGGGCAAGGCTGGGCCGGAATGGGATTCGGCATGATCGGGATGGCGCTCTTCTGGGTGCTGGTCCTCGTCGTGCTGATCGTGCTGGTTGGACGAATGCTCGGCTCCGGTGGAAGAGGCGACCGGCGGCAGCAGAAAACGGCGCTGGACATCTTGCAGGAACGCTACGCCGCTGGCGAAATTCAACGCGAGGAGTACGAGCAGAAGAAGCGCGACCTCGGCAGTTGA